GAATGACCCCATTACGTCGAATGGCCCCGGACCTGTCTGGTCCGGGGCCATTCGCACGTTCGACGGCCGGTGCCGCCGGCGCTCACGAGTTGGGGCGCTTGCCGTGGTTGGCCTTGTTCTTCTTCCGGTCCTT
This portion of the Saccharopolyspora antimicrobica genome encodes:
- a CDS encoding 50S ribosomal protein bL37, whose protein sequence is MGKRARKKKDRKKNKANHGKRPNS